The genomic interval ATAATGCCGTAGCGATTTCAATATTTATTGCTGGAAATGAGCTATCAGGCATAACTACTAAAATCCCAGTAGGCCTTGGTACATATACAAAAAATTTCAATAGCAATATGAGAAGACAATTAAATGTAATAAGGCTTAATAGATAAATTAATGTAGAAATTTTCTTCTGATAAATAAACCAGCAGGTACTAATAATGAAAAAGCTGACAATGGTTATTGTGCTAGTAAGTTGAGTACAAAAAATAAAAAAGACTTTGAGTGTTGTTGTATTAAAACTTTGAAAAAATAAATAAATTGGCAAATTGATATAAGAAAGCCACGATGTCTTAATTGTCAAACCTAGAAGAATAGTAAAACTGATGATGCAAAAAAAAGCAATAAGTACTAAGGATGCAGTAGGGTAGTGGTCTTTTTCATTTTTCGGAGTGAGTGCTTGATATACAGAAGCTAATAATGAATTATTTTTAAATTTTAGCCATAAATTATGTAGTGACAATTTCAAGAAAGAATTTAATTGCTTTATTAGCCACTTAAATATTAAGCTGATAAGCCAAATTCCGGCAAGAAGTATAAGAATTAATAAAAATAAGTGCGTGGCGTTTTCCGTTGATAACTCATGACTTGCAGCACCAAGAACGACTCCGGGCATTACGTATAAAAGAGACCAGCCTATTGCAGATAAAACATTTGCAACTAAAAAATGCCATTGCTTCATATGCAATATGCCAGCAATTACCGGAATTATGGAGCGTAAAGGCCCTACAAAACGGCCTACCAAGACACTCTTTCCTCCATGGGCCTTAAAAAAATCTTTACCATATTGTAGCCATTTGGGATATTTTTTAAATGGCCACATATCAATTAACTGCTCGCTGTAATAGTAACCTAACGCATAGCTTAAACTATCACCTGCTACTGCACCCAAAATAGCCGCTAATAAAGTAAGATCGACACGCATGATTCCTGAACCTGCGAGAATTCCTATAGCAGTCATGGTAACACTGCCAGGTACTATACTTCCTATGATAGCTAATGACTCAGTTAGTGAAATAAGAAAGGTTATAAATAAAGACCAGTGAGGGTTTTGTTGCAACCAGTCTGTAAGTGGTTGTACATAGTCTACGAACAAGTTCATGCGGCGTTAAGAATAGAATTGTTGTAAAAAAAATTGCACAAAACGTTGATTGACCTCATCTAATTGCACCTTAGGATAAAAATGACTTATTTGTGTCATTTCCATTTTTTCAAACCCGCAAGGATTAATACCTAAAAATGGTTTTAAATTCATATTTACATTAAGTGCAATTCCATGATAAGTACAACCATTTTTCACTCTTAAACCTATAGATGCAATTTTTTGTTCTTTAACGTAGACTCCGGGGGCCCCACATCGAATCGATCCTTCAATTTCGTATTGTTCCAGAACAAGAATTAAAATTTGTTCTAATTTGCTTACTAAGGATCTGATCCCTAGATTTTTTCTTCTTAGATCCATTAAAACGTAGGCTACTAGTTGACCTGGTCCATGATAAGTTACTTGTCCTCCACGATCAGATTGTATTATAGGTATGTTGGCAGGATTTAAGATATGTTCTGGCTTTCCTGCTTGGCCTTGAGTATATATAGAAAAATGCTCGAGCAGCCAAAGCTCATCTTCAGTGTTGGTTTGGCGGCTCTGCGTAAATTCTTTCATTTGCAGCCAAACATCATCATAATTTTGAATACCTAGCTGTCGTATTTTCATTATAAAACCATCTTTACTTCAGGATGCTGAGTAAGTGCTCGATAAAATGCATCAAGACTCTCTTGATTTTCCACAAATACTGAAACGGTGATCGCCAAATAATTAGAGTTTTTACTCATTTTATGTGTCAATGCATCTTGAGTTGTCTCAGGGAAATGGGTCAGGGTTATCTGTCTAATTTCCTCCAGAAATAAAGTTGAATTATTCCCTATTATTTTGATAGGAAAGTAACAGGGAAAATCAATGAATGTTTCTTTAGTCATCCTGTATAAACCTTAGGAACCAAACCATCCTTTAAAGAGCAAACGAATAGAATCTTTGGTTCGAGTAAAAAAGCCTCCAGACTCTACATCTTGCAGCGCATAAAGAGTTTGAGTAGATACAACATTATTATCAAATTGAACAACTAAGTCACCTATTTTATCTCCTTTTTTAATTGGAGCTTCAAGATAGGAGGGAATTTTAGTTGTCACATTGAGACGTTGATATTGTCCGGTTGGGATTGTGATGTACTGGTCTTCATTTAGACCCACAGCTACTTTGTCTATTTGCCCTTTGTAAAGAGGTAATTCTGTAATTGATTGTCCGGATTTGTAAAGTTGGTGTGTTTCAAAAAATCTAAAACCATAGTTCAGGAGTTTCTCACTATCATCTGCACGAGAGGAGTCAGTAGGTTCACCTAAAACAACAGCTAATAAGCGCATATTGTCGCGTTTTGCTGAGGATACTAAACAAAAACCTGCGTCGTTTGTATGACCTGTTTTTATACCATCGACTTGATTATCACGCCATAACAATCTATTTCTATTGGGTTGGCGAATACCATTGTAGGTAAACCATTTTTGCTTATACCACTCATAATACTGAGGAAAATCAATAATTAATGCTCTTCCAAGAATTGCTAAATCTTTAGCTGTGGTATAGAGGTTAGGATCGGGCAAACCAGTGCTGTCAGTAAAGTGACTGTTTTTCATCCCTAAATTCTGGGCTTGTTGGTTCATGAGATCTGTAAAGGAGTTTTCAGTTCCACCAACATGTTCCGCCATAGCGACGCATGCATCATTTCCAGAGTCAACAATAATTCCTTTAAGCAAATCTTCTACAGGCACTTGTTGTCCTTCTTTAATAAACATTCGTGAACCGCCAATTTTCCATGCTTCACGGCTTACTCTAACATTATCATTGAGATGAATTTGCTCATGATGAAGAGCATTCGAGACAACATACAAAGTCATCATCTTAGTTAAACTTGCGGGAGGCAATCGTTCTTCACTGTTCTTTTCAGCAATAATTTTCCCACTGTTAACATCAATTAATATATAGGCTTTGGCATTAAGAATAGGGGCAGCAGGAGTAACTAAGGGCTTATTGGTGACTGTAGGAGAGGGTCTGTCTAAATTTGTTGTCGGTTTTGTTGGTAATGTACCTTCATCAGCCATAGAATGAGTTGACTGCACAAATAAAGTGATAATAAACAATGTAGTTAAAAGAATAGACGTTGTTCTTGTCATGTTATTGCCTAATGTAATTACAAAAATGTGCATATGGTACCACACCCTTTTCCATGCAACAAAAGGACATGTGAAAAATAATGAAATTTTTTTCTCTTGAAAATAATTCTTCGAAATTAAGTCATATTTAGGTATATTAACCAAAAATAATAATAATTCTAAATGGTAAATATGCGAAAGATACTTATTGCTATGACAATTCTATTAACAGGATGTCAAACTACAAATCAGTCTCTTAATACAGCATCCTCCGGCGGAAAAAAAGCCACACCACAGACATCTCAGAGCATGAATACTTCGATTTATAATCGCTATAAAAATAAATCAAATCGATATACACAATATCAGGATGGGGCACCAGTAAAGCAGAAAAAAATTAGTTTTAAAGAACCTGTTCCGACAAAAGAGCCTTTAAGTCGATATGGAAATCCCAGTGAATATTCCGTTGATGGACGTTCCTACCAGGTGATGAGAAATTCTTCAGGGTATAAAACACGCGGAGTTGCTTCTTGGTATGGGACAAAATTCCATAAACAAAGAACTTCAAGCGGTGAGCCTTATAACATGTATGTTATGTCTGCCGCTCATAAGACATTGCCTTTACCTACTTATATAAAAGTGAAAAATTTAGATAATGGTAAAGAGGCTGTAGTTAAAGTAAATGATCGTGGTCCTTTTCATTCCAATCGGATTATTGATTTATCATATGCAGCGGCATTAAAACTTGGAGTTTTTCCTAAGGGAACTGCAAATGTTGAAATAGAAACATTGGCAGGACCTGGACAGGCTCGTTATTACATACAAGCAGGAGCTTTTACAACTGAGGCTTCTGCAAAGCGCTTAAAAGAAAAATTGGTTCGTATTACATCATCGCCTGTTTCTATAGAGCGTTATCGTCGAAGCTATATTGTTAGGGTAGGACCATTTGGGACAAAAATACAGCGGACAGTTTAAAGCATAAATTAGCACTTAATGGAGTTAGAGGCTCATTTTCAGTTTTGATTTAATTGAATAATCGAATAATGGAATATAGAGATAGCTAATTTGCGGATAAATAGATAAAATTATTGCGTCTATATTTCAAGGTACCTATATTGTTATAATGGGTGGTGTAGTCTGGATGAAATAAAGTAGGTGTGGGCGTTAATGTCTTGTTTCTTTTGGGTACATGGTAATATTTTCTAAACTTTTTGGGCTAATTAACATAAATAAGGTACTTGATCAATGCATGATGGTTCTGTGTTTTATACCATTTTTTTAATTTTCGCAGGCGCTGCATTTTTATCTACGTTGGTTCTTTATACCAAACAATCTTTATTAGTTGCTTATATTCTACTTGGAGCGATGCTTGGACCTTGGGGGATGAAGCTTGTATCTGACATAAGTATTGTGAAACAAATTGGTGACGTTGGTATTGTATTTCTTCTATTTCTGCTTGGATTACACTTACAACCACAAAATTTAATTCATATGTTGAAAAAAGTAACTTGGATTGCTTTAGTTAGCTCAGTGCTTTTTGCAGTAACTGCTTATTGGATAGGGCGATTCTTTGGATTAACTGTGACAGAGTCATGGATTTTAGGCGGCTCGATGATGTTCTCGAGTACAATTATCGGCTTAAAATTATTGCCGACTACTATTTTACATCACCAACACACAGGCGAAGTCATGATCAGTGTGCTATTGATGCAAGATGTTATTGCAATAATTGTATTAATCTTGATTAATGGCGCCCAACAAAGAAGTGGCCTTTCATTTGATGATATTATGCTAGTTGGTATCGCTCTACCCGCACTTTGTCTGTTTGCTTTTGCGGTTGAGAAATATGTTTTAATACGCTTACTTGCTCGCTTTGATAGAACTCAAGAGTATGTATTTCTATTGTCTATTGGTTGGTGTCTTGGTTTGTCCGTTCTTGCCCAAAAAATAGGTTTGTCAGAAGATATAGGTGCTTTTATTGCTGGAGTAGCATTAGCTGCTAGTCCCATTTCTCTTTTTATTGCAGAAAGCTTAAAGCCGTTAAGAGACTTTTTTTTAGTCATGTTCTTTTTTTCAATTGGAGCAACTTTTAATTTTGATTTAGCCAAGCAAATTGTTATGCCTGCTTTGATATTATCTGCTTTAATTTTACTCATTAAGCCTACTTTGTTTTATTTTCTGCTTAACAAGTCCGGTGAAAAAAAACAGGTTGCAAAAGAAGTTGGAGTTCGATTAGGACAAGCGAGTGAATTCTCATTGCTAGTAGCAAGCATTGCATTGAGTACACAGCTCATTTCCGATAAAGCATCGAATTTGATCCAAGCAACGACTATTTTAACGTTTATTGTTTCATCGTATTTTGTTGTTTTGAAATACCCAACTCCCATAGCCTTATCTGATAAAATGCGTAAGGATTAAATAATGAAATTATTAGTTATACTTTTATGTCTGTCCTGTGAACGATTCCTGATTC from Legionella sainthelensi carries:
- a CDS encoding cation:proton antiporter, with product MHDGSVFYTIFLIFAGAAFLSTLVLYTKQSLLVAYILLGAMLGPWGMKLVSDISIVKQIGDVGIVFLLFLLGLHLQPQNLIHMLKKVTWIALVSSVLFAVTAYWIGRFFGLTVTESWILGGSMMFSSTIIGLKLLPTTILHHQHTGEVMISVLLMQDVIAIIVLILINGAQQRSGLSFDDIMLVGIALPALCLFAFAVEKYVLIRLLARFDRTQEYVFLLSIGWCLGLSVLAQKIGLSEDIGAFIAGVALAASPISLFIAESLKPLRDFFLVMFFFSIGATFNFDLAKQIVMPALILSALILLIKPTLFYFLLNKSGEKKQVAKEVGVRLGQASEFSLLVASIALSTQLISDKASNLIQATTILTFIVSSYFVVLKYPTPIALSDKMRKD
- the lipB gene encoding lipoyl(octanoyl) transferase LipB, which translates into the protein MKIRQLGIQNYDDVWLQMKEFTQSRQTNTEDELWLLEHFSIYTQGQAGKPEHILNPANIPIIQSDRGGQVTYHGPGQLVAYVLMDLRRKNLGIRSLVSKLEQILILVLEQYEIEGSIRCGAPGVYVKEQKIASIGLRVKNGCTYHGIALNVNMNLKPFLGINPCGFEKMEMTQISHFYPKVQLDEVNQRFVQFFLQQFYS
- a CDS encoding D-alanyl-D-alanine carboxypeptidase family protein — encoded protein: MTRTTSILLTTLFIITLFVQSTHSMADEGTLPTKPTTNLDRPSPTVTNKPLVTPAAPILNAKAYILIDVNSGKIIAEKNSEERLPPASLTKMMTLYVVSNALHHEQIHLNDNVRVSREAWKIGGSRMFIKEGQQVPVEDLLKGIIVDSGNDACVAMAEHVGGTENSFTDLMNQQAQNLGMKNSHFTDSTGLPDPNLYTTAKDLAILGRALIIDFPQYYEWYKQKWFTYNGIRQPNRNRLLWRDNQVDGIKTGHTNDAGFCLVSSAKRDNMRLLAVVLGEPTDSSRADDSEKLLNYGFRFFETHQLYKSGQSITELPLYKGQIDKVAVGLNEDQYITIPTGQYQRLNVTTKIPSYLEAPIKKGDKIGDLVVQFDNNVVSTQTLYALQDVESGGFFTRTKDSIRLLFKGWFGS
- a CDS encoding YbeD family protein codes for the protein MTKETFIDFPCYFPIKIIGNNSTLFLEEIRQITLTHFPETTQDALTHKMSKNSNYLAITVSVFVENQESLDAFYRALTQHPEVKMVL